One Pogoniulus pusillus isolate bPogPus1 chromosome 22, bPogPus1.pri, whole genome shotgun sequence DNA segment encodes these proteins:
- the CD74 gene encoding HLA class II histocompatibility antigen gamma chain isoform X2 yields MADEQRDLISDAASVRDTQRSAVGRKAALSALSVLVALLIVGQAVTVYFVYQQNGEISKLTKASQALQLEALQRKLPVGTKPAKMKMAVMNTPLAMKVLPVAPMADRLYMGPPSNKTEDQVKHLLLQADPTKMFPVLKDSLLDNLNSLKTTMKDADWKSFESWMHKWLLFEMAKNPKPEEPKAVPAAKDVPAATTEPDELMFSGVDMLKLGAEKVE; encoded by the exons ATGGCCGATGAGCAGAGAGACCTCATCTCCGACGCTGCCAGTGTCAGAGACacccagag GTCTGCGGTTGGCCGCAAAGCTGCCCTCTCCGCGCTCTCCGTCCTGGTGGCCCTGCTGATCGTCGGCCAAGCTGTCACCGTCTACTTCGTCTACCAGCAGAATGGGGAGATCAGCAAGCTGACCAAGGCCTCCCAGGCGCTGCAGCTGGAGGCGCTGCAGAGGAAACTGCCTGTCG GTACCAAGCCAGCAAAGATGAAAATGGCTGTGATGAACACACCTCTGGCCATGAAGGTCCTGCCTGTCGCCCCCATGGCAGACAGACTG TACATGGGTCCCCCCAGCAACAAAACCGAGGACCAAGTGAAGCACCTGCTGCTG CAAGCAGACCCCACAAAGATGTTCCCGGTGCTGAAGGACAGCCTGCTAGACAACCTGAACAGCCTGAAAACCACCATGAAGGATGCAGACTGGAAG TCCTTTGAATCCTGGATGCACAAGTGGCTGCTGTTTGAAATGGCCAAGAACCCTAAGCCAGAGGAGCCCAAGGCAGTCCCAGCAGCAAAAG atgttcctgctgcTACCACGGAGCCAGATGAGTTGATGTTCTCTGGAGTGGACATGctcaagctgggggcagaaaaAG TTGAGTAG
- the CD74 gene encoding HLA class II histocompatibility antigen gamma chain isoform X1, which translates to MADEQRDLISDAASVRDTQRSAVGRKAALSALSVLVALLIVGQAVTVYFVYQQNGEISKLTKASQALQLEALQRKLPVGTKPAKMKMAVMNTPLAMKVLPVAPMADRLYMGPPSNKTEDQVKHLLLQADPTKMFPVLKDSLLDNLNSLKTTMKDADWKSFESWMHKWLLFEMAKNPKPEEPKAVPAAKVQTKCQAEASFGGTQPGRFRPQCDENGDYLPKQCHGATGYCWCCYKNGTKVEGTATREKLDCPDVPAATTEPDELMFSGVDMLKLGAEKVE; encoded by the exons ATGGCCGATGAGCAGAGAGACCTCATCTCCGACGCTGCCAGTGTCAGAGACacccagag GTCTGCGGTTGGCCGCAAAGCTGCCCTCTCCGCGCTCTCCGTCCTGGTGGCCCTGCTGATCGTCGGCCAAGCTGTCACCGTCTACTTCGTCTACCAGCAGAATGGGGAGATCAGCAAGCTGACCAAGGCCTCCCAGGCGCTGCAGCTGGAGGCGCTGCAGAGGAAACTGCCTGTCG GTACCAAGCCAGCAAAGATGAAAATGGCTGTGATGAACACACCTCTGGCCATGAAGGTCCTGCCTGTCGCCCCCATGGCAGACAGACTG TACATGGGTCCCCCCAGCAACAAAACCGAGGACCAAGTGAAGCACCTGCTGCTG CAAGCAGACCCCACAAAGATGTTCCCGGTGCTGAAGGACAGCCTGCTAGACAACCTGAACAGCCTGAAAACCACCATGAAGGATGCAGACTGGAAG TCCTTTGAATCCTGGATGCACAAGTGGCTGCTGTTTGAAATGGCCAAGAACCCTAAGCCAGAGGAGCCCAAGGCAGTCCCAGCAGCAAAAG TGCAAACTAAGTGCCAGGCAGAGGCCAGTTTTGGGGGCACCCAGCCGGGCCGCTTCCGCCCACAGTGCGATGAGAACGGCGACTACCTGCCCAAGCAGTGCCACGGTGCCACGGGCTACTGCTGGTGCTGCTACAAAAATGGCACCAAGGTTGAGGGCACTGCCACTCGGGAAAAGCTGGACTGCCCTG atgttcctgctgcTACCACGGAGCCAGATGAGTTGATGTTCTCTGGAGTGGACATGctcaagctgggggcagaaaaAG TTGAGTAG
- the RPS14 gene encoding small ribosomal subunit protein uS11 — protein sequence MAPRKGKEKKEEQVISLGPQVAEGENVFGVCHIFASFNDTFVHVTDLSGKETICRVTGGMKVKADRDESSPYAAMLAAQDVAQRCKELGITALHIKLRATGGNRTKTPGPGAQSALRALARSGMKIGRIEDVTPIPSDSTRRKGGRRGRRL from the exons ATGGCACCTCGTAAGGgcaaggagaagaaggaagagcaggTCATCAGCTTGGGACCTCAGgttgctgaaggagaaaatgtgTTTGGCGTTTGCCATATCTTCGCTTCCTTCAATGACACTTTTGTCCATGTGACTGATCTTTCTGGCAA GGAAACCATCTGCCGTGTGACTGGTGGCATGAAGGTGAAGGCAGACAGAGATGAGTCTTCTCCCTATGCGGCTAtgctggcagcccaggatgtTGCCCAGAGGTGCAAGGAGCTGGGcatcactgccctgcacatcaaGCTGCGTGCCACCGGTGGAAATCG GACCAAGACTCCTGGACCTGGTGCCCAGTCAGCCCTGAGGGCTCTGGCCCGATCTGGAATGAAGATTGGCCGCATTG AGGATGTCACCCCCATACCCTCTGACAGCACTCGCAGGAAGGGTGGCCGCCGTGGCCGTCGTCTGTGA